Genomic DNA from Telopea speciosissima isolate NSW1024214 ecotype Mountain lineage chromosome 2, Tspe_v1, whole genome shotgun sequence:
CTACCTATTAATTTCTGTCTtatccttctttccccttccccattcgatcctctttttatttctatttgtatTCCATAAACCCTAGCCAGTCTTAACTCGCCTGCACTGTTCCCTCATTAGATTACCAAAAATCAGGCTACAGCCCCCTTCCTAtgtcccctccactcgatccagctTTGGATCCCATCCATCCATCACAAACCCTAAGTTCTTCTTCCACATTAAAACCCTAGTTGGCCCAAATTCTGTCTAGACTGTCTCAGCCGATAGATTACCTTCATAAttggatcgaaccttccccCAAGTCCCCCTAACACTCGACCTAAACCCCAgcccctgaatcctactgtTAACCCTAGTTCTAGTTGTTTTTCTTGATTACAAAACCcgaaccctaaaccctaaccctaattcctgcaggaaattaaaactgatccaaattcagatatttttataccataatgaccctctaaacctgcagattaaaaccctataaaccccattcccaaattcccatcctaaaccctaattttgccctaaaacaacccctaatcagccctaaacagcaggcttaaccagagcttgattctacctggctcctagtaggattatttcctattctaggactacattactatcTTGGCTGGGATTTgcaacaattggatgtgaaaaatgcattccttcatggagaactggaggaggaagtctatatggaggTTCCTCCAAGTTTTGCttgtgacaagactcatgggaagATTTGCAGACTGAAGAGGGCATTATAGGGGCTGAAACAATCTCCTCGAGCTTGGTTTTGCAGGTTCCATAAAGCAATGATCTCTGTAGGATACAAATagagcaatgttgatcacaccttgttcatcaagtgGAATGGAGATAAgattactcttctcatagtctatatcGATGATATAGTGATGACTGGCAATGATGCAGAGGAAGTCTCTCACCTAAAGACATTCTTGGAccaagaatttgagatcaaagacctaggACAGCTcaagtactttcttgggattgaagttgcccggtCTCCCAAAGGCATCTTcctctcccaaaggaaatatgttctagacttactttcagagactggtttgttcGGGTGTCACCCATGTGACAATCCTCTAGAGGCTACTACTCGTCTActagagaaggatggtgatccaGTTGACAAGGGGCGCTATCAACGGTTGGTGGGAAAACTGATCTATCTCTCCCACACGTGACCAGACATTGCGTTTGTTGTTAGTTTGGTCaatcagttcatgcatgatccctactccactcatatggctgttgttctttgtattctccactacttgaagtcaactCCAAGGAAAGAGATTCTCTTATCTCCACATGATCATCTCCGCATTGAGGCGTACACaaatgctgactggggtggtaaccctgacaaaaaatccacttcaggctattgtacctttgttagaggtaaccttgtcacgtggcgaagtaaaaagcaaaatgtggtggctagATCTAGAGCAGAAGCAGAATTTTGTACCATGGCCCATGGGATATGTGAACTATTATGGCTTCAGAATTTGCTCCAGGATATTGGTGGTTCTGTTCAtcatccaatgatgttgtactgtgacaacaacgCGGCAATCAGCATTCTCAcaacccagtgcaacatgatcgtactaagcatgtggagatcgacagacacttcatcaaggaaaagttagaaAGTGGGCAAATCTGTATACCCTTTGTGAAGTCGGGAGATCAACTTGcagatgtcttcaccaaagggctaagtggaaagttgtttcatcctagactcctagtttagtcaagttgggcatgcatgatatacaagcaccaacttgagggggagtgttaagttaTGCAATCCGATAAAGGTACTTTGGGCAtttctctttgtaattttgtttcttatttctcTCCTTAGCTATCATAGTTGGCTATGGAGGGTATACTTGTAGTTCTGTTCCtattaatgaaatctatataTAGAGGGCTGAGGAGAGACACAACTCACTCAAGCCATTCTACCATTTTTTGGTTCAGCTAACACCCAGTTATGGTTgggaaaaaagaaattattatAGTGATAGATCATACATGCATTTGTGGATATCTATGAGTTTAATCAATGGGAAGAAAAACAGTAAAGATTTTTGTGACATTGATGGAAGAGTAAGGCCAAAATAAATATAGATCACTAACAAGGAATAGAAGTATAAGTAGCAGCCATAGAACAATCTTTCACTCTTGTTTTGGGTTAATTCGGGTAGTCAAAACTTGTCCATTGTCCATGCATTTGGTGCTGTTCAAAAGGTTATGCAGTTACCCATCCGACAAGACCAAGATCTTGCGATTCTGAGCTGTCTCAGCAAAGTTAGGACTAACAGAATTTCTGTTTTTGGTAGAGATAAGAGTTTAAGCAAGTTTattttaagattttattttgcATACTATAGGAATCAATTTAGTTCCAGTAAGGTTTTTCTTATATAAGCATTGTAAAAGCCAAAAGCTTCACCGGAATTGGGATGAGAAATGGGTACTACTCTGTTGATTTCACTATCATGCATATACCTCCTCTTTCTAATTCATTTAACAACTAAATTCACatggtaggggtaggggtggAGGAGAGAAGAGCAAGAGGCAAAGGTTTGTGATAATGAATCTTGCACCCCACTAAGTTCTGTTCCCTCAGATGTCAAAGGTTGCTCTCCAGTGGTGTGTTCCCTGTACATATTAGTTTACAGTACCCCAATTTCATCTGGATTGTTCATCAAGCTAATGTGGTTAGGGATTAATAGATCGTAAAGTTTCATCTGAGAAATCTTAGGTATTTAATGGCCTGCTGGTGCACCTCATCTACCAATCTCTTGTATTGAGATTCAATTGATTAGTACCATGTTGCAATTTCCCAATTGACGGATCTTGTGGGGGCATTTAGGCATTGATTGATTCTTCATCAAGTCTATTCAGTGCCAGTCAAGTTTGGTGGGATTTGAATATTGTCTTACCTTTAAGCACAGGTGCTTGAGAAATATCCATTTGAGGTTTTCTATATTAGACAATAAATTGTTGGAGGGCGCAATTTTATGACCATAATAACTCGAGCCTGACCCTTGAGGGATGATTCTCTGCTCTGTTTTTTGACAGCCAGGGCCCATAACCCACACCTATAAACGGATTTTCAACCCATCCTCCATCACAGGCTACTGGGGGATTCCAAAGGCAAGCCACAAGCAAGTTTATTTCAAACTAAGCAATGGTCTAACTCTAAAATATACTTCTGCTAGCCTGGGTTCAAGAGGTCCCCAGACAGCATGTGCTGCAGTAGTAGGTTAAATTAGAAGGCTTAATCACTACGAGGAGGATTAAATGGAGTAAATCATTGTAGAAGTTGAAAAAGACAAACAACTGAACAGGAAATACGTTATTTTCCTCTCTGTTACTCAGAACCTGTCAAGGGTCAAATTTTAGCAGAAATGGTAATTGGTAAGATATCAAATTTCTATATCCATCGCGTTTTTTTCTCAATAAACTAAATGACTAGGAACTTAAAAATATAAGACCTCTACTTTGAAAACATGTCATACCTCCACATTGTTGAACACGTGAAAAACAAAAGTACATGGTAGTAGTACAATAAATATCAAGAAGTTAGATAAAGCAACATGCCATCTGCTAAACAATGTTAAACACTTACTAATTGGTTATTTAATAtcatacaataaaaaaaagattctaCATATAGTAACAGAAACACTATTTCGAGAACTACAAATGGATCACAAAAAGTGGTTACAAGCAATTTAATGATTATGTATGTGTATTTGAATGCATATACTATTTCATAATAATAAATGATTCTATTTATAGTTCATCGATTTACCTCTATGTAGTTTGAAACAGCAGTTTTGAtcatctcatcttcttctcttgagaACCGCTTGCCCTGCACCAAATCCCTTTTTTGACCTTCCTCCACTAAATCGGTGGCATCAGGTGAAGGAAAGATCTCTACATGACCTGAAAACCTTACTCTCTTTGACGGCTCCAAAATCTTAGAATTTGGGGAATGACCGCCACCTTTAGatgtccttttcctttttagatCACCCTTATCAGTCTTTTCTACTAAAACGTCTTTGACTGACTTggccttcttcctccttttctggTCATCATTTTTCTCCACCTCCACAGCAAATGCTTCCTTATTACAcactttctgcttcttcttaTGTGAAACTGAATGACTTTGACTCTTCGTACTGCCTTCTCCGACACATTCCTTATCTTCCAAATTTTCTCTACCAATTGCAGTACCTCTCCTGCCCTCAATAAGCACTTCATCAGAGCTTTTCAATTTCAAGGATTTAATGCCACCATCATCCTCGTCCATTTTGTCAtatttcttctgcttcttcttcttcttcttcttcttcttctctatctgtCGACCCCTTTCAACTTCTGTGCAGTCAGAACTCTCTTCTTTGCCAGCACTTTTGTAACAAATAGTTGCATTATCTTTTAGTATTTCTCCATCGTTGACCAACAAGGAACTAATTTTTTCTTTAACTTTCTTCTTGTtatgctttttcttcttcatgctctCATTTGTTATTAGTCCCAACTGTGTCGCATCAACTGACACATCTTCATTTTTACAAACCACCATACTACCCACACTTTTCTCTGCACCTACAGGATAATATTCATTTGGAGGCTCCTTCGCTTTAACAAAATCATAAACCATACCATGGCaggaccatagttagtaagtttgggaacgGTAATAATATGGGAACAGATACAAACGGCAGTCAAATGGGCTgcacggcaataatacttttcaaaaaatccggCGCAATAAAACACTGCAGCAATAATACGGTATGTGTTTAATACGGTTACTCTGTAAAAATCcgggagcaaaaatacgggcatacATTCACTATGCAACAGGCATGTACACTCACTGTAATTATTATTTGTTGCTAGTGTTTCTCATCATTGTTAACCTGTTACTTTGTAGAAAGAATTTTTCTTGGTAGGTTTTCTATTTGACAATTCtaaaaaagattgtaaatgtgaAAACACCTGAAAGAAACAACAGTTCCTTGTAATGGAATTATATCCTGAGTTCTGTTGAAATACAAAGTCTGTACCTTGCAACTCCAATTTATCAATAGAAAAAAAGTTAGgttcttttgtttttggcaTATCTCTCCTGCAGCACCTCCATTACCATCAATTTAATTGTACATGGAGCTAAAGACAATAGAGAAAGGCGTGGATAACAGCAGGTGCATCattatacatataaaatttctGACGATTGATAATTGTACATATATCAACATCGACAAGCAGCAATTCATGGAGGAAAAGGCCAAATTTCTGAAAACAAACCTCACCACTTAACCACTCACTCACACAACCAACCCACCCCCAcgaggaggagagaaattaaGTAGTATTTCCGCACACCAGGACTCGTCTCTGTGACATTCATCGGTGAACTCTGACCAGAGATCCAGTgtattaaaacccaaaaacagcCCTCAACTTGAAACTCAGAGATGGAGAATAATGGAGGGGAAAAGGTTTCAGGAAAATACTTTAAAGAATCTGCCGCTGCAAGTGCACTGTCACAATCGCCGGCCCGAAGAAAAAGCAAGAAGCACCGCTGCAATTGCCAGCCTGAAGAATGCAAGAAGCACCGCTGCAATCGCCGGCCTGAAGAacgcaagaagaggaagaagaaacgcAAAGGAATGGAGAATGAGAAGTAGCCGCTGGAGTTTCTTTGGTTTTCCGCTGGAGAAGAGACGAGGGCTTGGTTGTGGTAAGTGGtagattttagttttttgttttatctaaCGGTGAGTATTAAATTGGTACAACGGTTTAAGatagattttagtttttttttttatatatatttaagtaAACGTATTACACCCGTATAATATGCGTATTATTCATGTATAATAAATTAGGCCTTTAAGGtcccgtttggtaacacttccgttctgggagaatgttcttttcaCAGAAGTGCTCTTTTTTGATTCTGTGCTATAAGAATAATCTCATGGAAGAGAAACAGCGTTTGGTAAAACTGTTACATTTCTGTTCCACgaatagaaaaaaaacaaaaacagtgtTTGGCAgacattttacaaaatcacttcttttatacaaaaaattacataaatgtcATTATGTTCATTATCCTTGAGAACTCATCTTGTTCTCTTTGAGAGCATTTTGCTGTCTCATTCAGCAGGACTCTTGATGAAGATGTCATTTTGCTAACAttgaataaaatatatttaattagtTCCCTAATTGATTTACAAACAACAACCATCAATACAAATTCTATATTTCTAGCATGCTATAAACTTCATTAATCATTGAGTTCCAGCCTTCAATTGAAATTGAACAACTTATAATTTTTCTCATGCATTAACATATAAACATCAATATTAGCTATCTCATGGGCAATCAAACAACTTAAATCTTTTATATAGTTCATCAAAACTTTTTAACATCTAAAAGGAGTAAATGAGGCAAAGGGCCACAACTGCATGATAAATTTTTCCTTGGCTAATTTGGATTGTAGCAATGACTGTCAATGAGCAATGTTAGCTTGGTTTGTTTGTAAGTTTGGTTTGCTTGAGATGAGCCCAAGCCTTGGCATAAGCTCAATCAGCTACAGAAGCCTGACCAAAGGTGTAGTTTGCTCAAGCTCATAGGTATATGAATATTACGTGGTATGATTATTATGTTAGACAAGTAAAACTAGCAACAAGTTTTTTCAGTATTACTTTTTGTTGACATCTTGTCTTCTACTACTATTAAGCTATGTATTATGAGTCCATCCATACCTGCCTTACATCAGAAAAATAAGCTAGAGTACTAACAActaacaaagaaaggaaaagcaaacaaagaaaaggagacATCCCCcacaaaatcaaaagattttgtctttcattttcaaaatccccttcttttcaccttttttgcctttttgtaCGTTTGGTTgtatccattctctctctctctctctctctctctctctctctagtctctatCCCACCTTTCCTTggtcttctctcccccccccccctattgtGTCCACTTTCCTTTTATAAATTAATGGTTTGTTAATTATGCCTTCTTCGGTTCTAAATCACACTCGGATCATTTACAAGTATTCTAAAACACAATTGCtccttcccacccttgggtgaTGGAGACTTGGGGAGTTGAATTGAAATCTGAAGAGGTGGAGGTCTGGTTGGCTACGGTCATTTCCTAGCGAAGCACCACAGAATTTAAATTATAAGATAATCAAGGATTAAGGGGAGCTCTCTCCCAACGAGGTCAAaccccccaaataatcccaaactcTATAACCCCACTGGTCGACAACTTGTTCCACCCTTCATATGCAAACAAATACTGCaaatccccttctctttcctctggaTTTCcactccattttcttcttcttttccaaacatctctctctcaacaatGATCAATTCAACGATGATCAATCAGACCCAGATGATAAAGCTGAGCTGAGATGCAAAACCTTAACTCATCTTTTCTTGGGGTTTTAGATTTTCCAGCTCCAAGAGagtttttgttggaaatttcAGGTAGGGGTATtcagagagaaataaagaaataaggaGGGGAAGGGCTGTTTCTTTTAGGGTCTTCATTCTCGGGGTTTTCCTTTTCCAtaaaagaaaccctagtttcttctttttcgaTTGTAACTCCCTGAAATCTCAGGGTCTGTTCACACAGGGAATATCACCTCTTCTTTCGTTTAAGAACCCTAACGGCAAGGCAGAGAGTCACCTCCAGGGTTCAGAGGTtctgattgagagagagagagagagtcaccttcGATTGCTGTCAAGTCCAGTTGCAGAAAGTCACCTTCGATTGTCGTCAAGTCCAGTTGCAAAGGGGGTCGTGCTAGGGAGAGTCACCTTCGGAGATCGTAAAGTCCAGCAACAGAGGGTTCTGAGGAGCTCGTGGAAGAGAGAATGGCGTGAGAAGAGAGACACCCTTCTCACTAGAGTGTGACTGCTTTATCGGGAATAGCCTTTCATTTTGCTATCCGAACTTCAATTTGGGTTGAAGAATCCAGACGCTAGCACTCTCCAGGAGGTATTACCAAACGAGAGCTAAATCAGCATATTTATCCGACTCTAAAGTATTATATGCAATACGATGCTTTTTCCATTAAAACATTCGGACACGCATATTAACTAACTATGGGTAGGACTGATCATATTCCATCTTGTTTTTCCTCAACTTCTTGATACTCTTTGTAGACTTCAACTCAGTATCATCCCCCCAACACCCTATGCTCTTCTCATTCTTAGGCTCCATTTttcgcttcttcttcttcttctccttcttattCTTGCCCCCAACATGATTGTTGTCACCTACAGGCACTTCTTCGACAAGATTATTGATGTCTACATCATTGGAgcccttctccttttccttactACTCTTCTTTTTTAAGGCATCGCAAGTGTGATCGCAGCGAAAGCGTAAACAAGATCACAATATCGATGAGAGAAGTCATTCAATAACAgaacgaagcagggatcgattattacctaagcctcacagatgcaagacctccaatcgatgatagcTCTTTCTCGATCGTTCCACGCATcacgcaagctttgcgttcccacacGGTCAAACTGTATATCTCCTCCACACACCGAGGAACACACCACCATGATttcttctaggatcaaacaccaaagaagaCAGAAGGGAGAAAACGGATTttggagagggggagagagctcaacgtttttgggttcttgtgaATATATTCTTTGTGATTTTGCCCTccacaaaaatatatatttgtgtCTCACACAATCCCCAATAGCTATCTCACATGAGTGTGATATATTGATTTTCCAAATAATactcaattatctacccatccaatctttctcaaTGAGGAAAGATCTCCATTGCTAGAAGAATCCAATCTTGCgtggaatatccaatattctcccattgggtttccttttctaacaatctcctccatccttctgtaagatccaatcttacaagaggatcatgaaaaggaaGCCATGGTCAACCGTTACAGCGTAGATGAATGGAATCgtaaggaaaggggtaggatcgcaatgggattcCACTCAGCTTCTAAGATGTGCAACATCGAAGATGCTAAGCAGATGTAATAACCTAcgcccaaggtaagtagttaaaacacgCATCAGTCCTCCACtaaaacaatgttgcatggttcaatataaggcatgtgtacaAGACTGTCAAACCTCAATGAACCGATAcaccgatcgagagattcaattaccttgattggaccgagAGAAAACATTTCAAACCAAACGTTCAAGAAATAGATAATGTTTTGTATATATatctaaaaacatttcaaaattattttaaaaaatgctATTGGATTCGGATTTGTGTTCAATCCTttatagaatactctcctcaacatactcCCAACGTATGGGTTGTgggttccatgttgggcatctctttcaaATACAGTCAGATACTGAGAATCcagtgcaccgatatatagtcaaagagagacatcaaccgttggtacaccaaaactctcaacaCATGAATGtatcgataaggacccctcaggtcaagggaccaatcgtgaactacttaagagaattttattttctttataaacttacagtacaccacatgtgaaattctcaagtgatccagtccaatgtacactcacatttgtgtcatGGAATAATATcctccctaagcacacacaatgtgaccaccatgTCGGACAGGGTGTCTAGTCCCATCTCtagtggtgaacagttttaggtatgaatacctaagGACAAGAACTGAGCTCAATAACTAATCATgttaataaaaaacaaatttattaattcaaatagaaggagttttgtacatcagtgccagtcacccatggacttcacccccatattcccaacatgtttctcaaaaacactaggaggcaaTGTCTTAGTCATGGGGTTAGATAAATTATCTGCAGTatcaaccttagctatggctatgccaccacgctgaataatctcacgaatcaagtgatattttcgctccacatgcttgttcctctgatgagctcttggttccttcgcttgtgctatagctcccctgttgtcacataacaattgtatgggtcgctccactagctcaggtaccacccctaggtctgtcaaaaatttcttgagccagacatCTTCCTTGGCTGCctcactagctgccaagtactcagcttctgttgtggaatCAGCTATTGACTtttgtttggcactcctccaaatcactgcacCCTCACTAATCATAAAGACCATCCCAAAGGTAAACTTTCTGTCATCCttttcagtttggaaatccaaatctgtatatccaactactgacaaTTGATCACAACTGtatacaaggaagtaatctttAGTCCTCCTCAtgtacttgaggatccccttgacagctgtccaatgTTCATGTCCtagattggattgatatcgactcatAATCCCTACAGCATGACAAATATCCGGTCTagtacacaacatggcatatATCAGActttctactaccgaagcataaggaactctcttcatagtctcaatttcctcaggagtttgaggacattgtggcttggataaaccgattccatgtctgagaggcacattacctctcttcgaatcctgcatgttgaacctctcaagcactttgtcaatgtaggtggattgtgacactcacaacatcctcttcttgcgatctctcacaagcttaatcCCTAGGATATAGCtggcttcacccagatctttcattaaaaatgttttggataaccacatctttacagatgaaagtaatTCCACATCATTTCCAATGAGTAGTATATAatccacatataggacaagAAAACAGATGGCACCCCCACAGATTTTCTTATACACACACggttcatcaatgttttgttcaaactcaaattccttgatagtttgatcaaaacggatgtcccatgatctggaagcttgttttagtccataaatagaCCTCAACAACCTGCATACTTTGTTTTCCTCCCCTGAAGAGACAAAACCCTCTGGCTGActcatgtatatgacctcatcaagataaccgttaaggaaagcggtctgtacatccatctgtcagatctcataatcatggtATGCAACAATCGACAATAGAATCTGAATGAATTTAATCATTGCTACAGGTGAtaaggtttcatcatagtcaacaccctctttctgagtgtatctcttcgccaccagtcttgccttgaaacgttccacctttccattcatacctctcttcctcttatagaTTCATTTACAGCTAATGGGGTTTAACCCTTCTGGaagatcttcaagagtccagacatggttagaatccatggaatctatttcactgtGCATAGCTTCCTTCCATTTCACCTAGtaaacatccttaagagcctcggcataagtataaggatctgtgtctgaa
This window encodes:
- the LOC122651711 gene encoding RNA polymerase I termination factor, producing the protein MEPKNEKSIGCWGDDTELKSTKSIKKLRKNKMEYDHECCHGMVYDFVKAKEPPNEYYPVGAEKSVGSMVVCKNEDVSVDATQLGLITNESMKKKKHNKKKVKEKISSLLVNDGEILKDNATICYKSAGKEESSDCTEVERGRQIEKKKKKKKKKQKKYDKMDEDDGGIKSLKLKSSDEVLIEGRRGTAIGRENLEDKECVGEGSTKSQSHSVSHKKKQKVCNKEAFAVEVEKNDDQKRRKKAKSVKDVLVEKTDKGDLKRKRTSKGGGHSPNSKILEPSKRVRFSGHVEIFPSPDATDLVEEGQKRDLVQGKRFSREEDEMIKTAVSNYIEEHGLGEDGLNKILHCKSYPELIGCWKEIAAALPWRTHQSVYYRGHNLFERDDSRKWTEEDYELIRRVHEQHGSKWKMVADVLGKHRFHVKDAWRRIKLANKKSGHWSQEEYQTLFDLVNMDLRMKAFEEKKSKHGMLRDNISWGAISDKLSTRTNVSCCQKWYGQLTSPMVAEGLWEDVDDYRMLIALHSLDPSCVEDVDWDNLLDHRSGDVCRKRWDQMVNHIGKHGCNSFAEQVEVLSKRYCPELLELREAYDSKPVKL